Proteins encoded within one genomic window of Bemisia tabaci chromosome 2, PGI_BMITA_v3:
- the Mgat1 gene encoding alpha-1,3-mannosyl-glycoprotein 2-beta-N-acetylglucosaminyltransferase, producing the protein MRRNHFFILVAFLLALWIFITHYIFMNQPRSLFTYTSGSNSMKDQLQAFETKLRSEEVVNNFLLEKFRKAITMRYSEANLQANVTSVPKPVSAPSQSPSVDGNNNSLHNDKRLQELTAHSENAIAVVVFSCNRVSVAKCLNALLKYRPSKEKFPIIVSQDCNHARTAEVIQSYGDQIYHILQPDQSDIPVPPKEKKFKGYFKIARHYGWALNETFYKFKFQTAIIVEDDLEVAPDFFEYFLGTYPILLADPTLWCISAWNDNGKKNLIAVENPELLYRTDFFPGLGWMLTKSLWDELSPKWPHSYWDDWIRQPEQRKDRACIRPEVSRTKTFGMVGVSNGLFYEKHLKYIYLNNIYVPFTKKNLTYLIKDNYDVEYSKLVYSSTVVTYPELRARQIVHEGTVRIPYYTKDMFKHTARMLGLMDDFKSGVPRTSYRGIVSFVFENRRVFLAPQPNWKGYDLSWR; encoded by the exons AGCGGCTCCAACTCCATGAAGGACCAACTACAAGCGTTTGAAACGAAGCTTCGCTCGGAGGAAGTagtcaataattttttactggaaaaatttaggaaagcTATCACCATGAGAT ATAGTGAAGCCAATCTCCAAGCAAATGTCACATCCGTTCCAAAACCTGTGAGCGCTCCTTCTCAGAGCCCTAGTGTGGATGGAAATAATAATTCACTACACAATGACAAGAGA cTACAAGAGCTAACTGCACATTCTGAAAATGCCATTGCTGTTGTGGTATTTTCCTGCAATCGAGTGTCAGTGGCCAAATGTTTGAATGCATTGCTCAAGTATAGACCCTCAAAAGAAAAGTTTCCTATCATCGTATCCCAAGACTGCAATCATGCAAGGACCGCAGAGGTGATCCAGTCGTATGGAGATCAAATTTACCATATCTTA CAACCTGACCAAAGCGACATTCCTGTTCctccaaaagagaaaaaattcaaaggttattttaaaattgcaagGCACTATGGCTGGGCTCTCAATGAAACTTTTTATAAGTTTAAGTTCCAGACAGCTATTATAGTTGAAG atgatttagaagTAGCCCCAGATTTTTTCGAATATTTCTTGGGTACATATCCCATTTTACTGGCAGACCCCACTTTGTGGTGCATATCAGCATGGAATGATAACGGCAAGAAGAATTTGATAGCAGTTGAAAATCCAGAACTTCTTTATCGAACTGATTTCTTCCCTGGTCTAGGGTGGATGTTAACAAAATCTTTATGGGATGAACTATCACCAAAGTGGCCTCACAG TTATTGGGATGATTGGATTCGACAACCTGAACAACGGAAAGATAGAGCTTGTATCAGGCCAGAAGTTTCAAGGACGAAAACTTTTGGTATGGTAGGAGTGAGCAA TGGTCTCTTCTATGAAAAACATTTAAAGtatatttatttaaataatatttacgtgccttttacaaagaaaaatctAACATATTTAATTAAG GACAATTATGATGTAGAATATTCAAAGTTGGTATATTCAAGCACTGTTGTAACATATCCAGAACTAAGGGCTCGGCAAATAGTGCATGAAGGAACCGTGCGTATTCCATACTATACAAAGGACATGTTCAAACACACTGCCAGAATGCTCGGTCTAATGGATGACTTTAAG AGTGGTGTGCCGAGGACAAGTTACAGAGGGATTGTAAGCTTTGTGTTTGAAAATCGGCGCGTATTCCTTGCGCCACAACCTAATTGGAAAGGCTACGATCTATCTTGGCGGTGA
- the Hibch gene encoding 3-hydroxyisobutyryl-CoA hydrolase, mitochondrial has translation MFSQVKAIILLPKQPKPLQEIFKLHKRKMSSAATATEPEVPDDVLFESTDVFGVATLNRPKALNALNLSMVTKLTRKLEEWEKTKQFVIVKGAGEKAFCAGGDVRYATALEPSQNSRGKTFFRNEYIMNNLIGTYSIPYIALIDGITMGGGVGISVHGHYRIATEKTLFAMPETAIGLFPDVGGSYFLPRLIGKLGLYLGLSGHQLKGSDVMKAGIATHYIESSKLPKLYEELTNSTTADNLDSVITKHTDLMHSHPFSLLPLRSKIDHCFSGNTIEEIVQRLKEDKSDWANNTLENLKKMSPLSLKITKRANDFGSKQSLQDCLKMENRLAAAAIEARVSKDFYEGVRALLVDKDKNPKWNPKTLEEISDDTVNKCFGPLEHIEEEISYLRSRKK, from the exons ATG TTTTCTCAAGTTAAAGCAATCATACTGCTTCCAAAGCAACCAAAGCCATtacaagaaattttcaaattacacAAGCGAAAAATGTCCTCTGCAGCAACTGCAACAGAACCTGAAGTACCTGACGATGTCCTGTTTGAGAGCACAGATGTTTTTGGAGTTGCTACGTTAAATAGACCCAAAGCTTTAAATGCCCTTAATTTGTCTATGGTAACTAAATTGACTCGAAAATTAGAGGAGTGGGAAAAGACTAAACAGTTTGTAATTGTAAAAGGTGCAGGAGAAAAGGCTTTTTGTGCTGGTGGTGACGTAAGGTATGCAACAGCATTAGAACCAAGCCAAAACAGCCGAGGAAAAACCTTTTTTCGGAATGAGTATATCATGAATAATTTGATAGGAACCTATTCAATACCATACATTGCTTTAATTGATGGTATTACTATGGGTGGTGGGGTTGGAATATCGGTCCATGGGCATTATAGGATTGCAACTGAGAAAACTTTGTTTGCCATGCCGGAAACTGCGATCGGACTTTTTCCTGATGTTGGTGGCTCCTACTTCTTGCCTCGCTTGATTGGTAAACTAGGTCTTTACCTTGGACTAAGTGGTCATCAGTTGAAAG GTTCTGACGTAATGAAAGCTGGAATTGCTACTCACTACATTGAAAGCTCAAAGTTACCTAAGCTCTATGAAGAATTGACTAACTCTACAACAGCAGATAATTTAGACTCTGTTATCACAAAACACACAGATCTGATGCACAGTCACCCCTTCTCGCTTCTACCTCTCAGATCTAAAATAGACCATTGTTTCTCGGGTAACACTATTGAGGAAATTGTTCAAAGACTGAAAGAAGATAAATCTGACTGGGCGAATAATacgcttgaaaatttgaagaaaatgtctCCTCTCTCACTGAAAATCACCAAGCGAGCAAATGATTTTGGCTCCAAACAAAGCTTGCAAGACTGTCTGAAGATGGAAAACAGGCTAGCAGCAGCTGCTATTGAAGCACGCGTTTCTAAAGACTTTTACGaag GTGTTCGAGCTTTGTTAGTGGATAAAGACAAAAACCCAAAATGGAATCCAAAAACACTGGAAGAAATATCAGATGACACCGTCAATAAATGTTTCGGACCATTGGAGCACATTGAGGAAGAAATATCTTACTTAAGGTCTCGTAAGAAATGA